One window from the genome of Candidatus Rhabdochlamydia sp. T3358 encodes:
- a CDS encoding isoprenyl transferase, translated as MQTLNAPSSLEDPLVLDKNMLPNHVAIIMDGNRRWAKKNGLPAMMGHWQGAKTIIDIVTAAIKWDIKVLTVYAFSTENWQRSQQEVDSLMYLCKIYLRRFCFKMIKEQVRLQTIGDLTKIPKDVYQTICDVKQATENCNRIDLVLAINYGGRDDIKRALVNIVEDVQSGRLSRSEINEQLIAQYLDTSYWPDPDLLIRTSGEKRQSNFLLWQLSYSEFYHTEVLWPDFSEKELIKALYQFQQRQRRFGGL; from the coding sequence ATGCAGACATTAAACGCTCCAAGCTCTTTGGAAGATCCTTTAGTTCTAGATAAAAATATGCTTCCAAACCATGTTGCAATCATCATGGATGGAAATAGGAGATGGGCTAAAAAAAATGGCCTGCCTGCTATGATGGGGCATTGGCAAGGTGCTAAAACGATTATTGACATTGTAACCGCTGCAATTAAATGGGATATAAAAGTATTAACCGTTTACGCTTTTTCCACGGAAAATTGGCAAAGATCGCAGCAAGAAGTAGATAGTTTAATGTATCTATGTAAAATTTATTTGCGTAGATTTTGTTTTAAAATGATTAAGGAACAAGTTCGATTGCAGACAATTGGAGATCTTACTAAAATACCTAAAGATGTTTATCAAACTATATGTGATGTAAAGCAAGCAACCGAAAACTGTAATCGAATTGATTTAGTACTAGCCATCAATTATGGTGGTAGAGATGACATTAAAAGAGCTCTTGTTAATATCGTAGAGGATGTTCAAAGTGGGCGTTTAAGCAGGTCTGAAATTAATGAGCAACTAATTGCTCAATATTTAGATACTTCTTACTGGCCTGATCCAGATCTTCTCATTCGTACAAGTGGAGAAAAAAGACAAAGCAACTTTCTGCTTTGGCAGCTTTCTTATAGCGAATTTTATCACACAGAAGTGTTATGGCCAGATTTTTCTGAGAAAGAGCTAATAAAAGCTTTATATCAATTTCAACAACGTCAAAGGCGATTTGGAGGCCTATGA
- a CDS encoding adenylosuccinate synthase: MSSIIVVGAQWGDEGKGKITDILAKSADFVVRAQGGNNAGHTILIDAKELRFHLIPSGILHPNTQCLITGGTVIDPSSFLEEVDCLRKEGIDFTDRLWLSNYAHVIFPYHKLLDKLYEKQKKDQAIGTTEKGIGPCYADRSSRIGIRLAEFVRPDILRKRLQTALFSKNQELQSIFQQEPLLLDSLLEECHQLAAKLKSFVAPVEEWIAEALKKGKKVLFEGAQGTLLDNNFGSYPYVTSSNTIAAGVAAGAGIGPTRIDHVLGVVKTYTTRVGEGPLPTAFTKEEQKMFVASKAREIGTTTGRARRMGWFDACLVRYSARLNGLDSMALTKLDILDTLDEIKICTHYRLDGVILESPPALIEDLARVEPIYEVLEGWRKETSQVSSYEKLPEKAVYYLKRISELIDVPISMVSVGPDRKSTLFLQQFFKK, translated from the coding sequence ATGTCTAGCATTATTGTTGTAGGGGCTCAGTGGGGAGATGAAGGGAAGGGGAAAATCACTGATATATTGGCAAAATCAGCTGACTTTGTCGTTAGAGCTCAAGGAGGAAACAATGCAGGACATACTATTTTAATAGATGCTAAAGAACTTCGATTTCATTTAATTCCATCGGGTATTTTACATCCTAATACACAGTGTTTGATCACAGGCGGTACTGTGATTGATCCAAGTTCTTTTTTAGAAGAGGTGGACTGTTTAAGAAAAGAAGGGATTGATTTTACAGATAGGTTGTGGTTGTCTAATTATGCGCATGTGATTTTCCCTTATCATAAACTACTAGACAAGTTGTATGAAAAGCAGAAGAAAGACCAAGCTATTGGAACTACAGAGAAAGGGATTGGGCCTTGTTATGCGGATCGATCTAGCAGAATAGGGATTCGATTAGCAGAATTTGTGCGACCAGATATTTTAAGAAAAAGGCTACAAACCGCTCTTTTTTCAAAAAATCAAGAATTGCAGAGCATTTTTCAACAAGAGCCGCTGTTATTAGATTCCTTATTAGAGGAGTGTCATCAACTAGCTGCCAAATTGAAATCTTTTGTAGCTCCTGTTGAAGAATGGATTGCTGAAGCTCTCAAAAAGGGAAAAAAAGTGTTATTTGAAGGAGCTCAGGGTACTCTTTTAGATAACAATTTTGGCTCTTATCCTTATGTAACTTCCTCTAACACGATTGCAGCTGGTGTTGCTGCAGGGGCGGGAATTGGTCCAACAAGAATCGATCATGTTCTTGGTGTAGTAAAAACATATACAACGCGTGTAGGGGAAGGGCCTCTGCCGACTGCTTTTACAAAGGAAGAACAGAAAATGTTTGTTGCATCTAAAGCGCGTGAAATAGGGACAACAACAGGAAGAGCAAGGCGTATGGGTTGGTTTGATGCTTGTCTAGTTCGTTATTCTGCAAGGTTAAATGGGCTTGACTCAATGGCTTTAACCAAATTGGATATTTTAGATACATTGGATGAGATTAAAATTTGTACGCACTATCGCTTAGATGGGGTTATTTTGGAATCCCCTCCTGCTTTAATTGAAGATCTAGCGCGAGTTGAGCCTATATATGAAGTTCTAGAAGGGTGGAGAAAAGAAACCTCTCAAGTGTCCTCTTATGAGAAGCTTCCAGAAAAAGCTGTTTATTATCTTAAGCGAATTTCAGAATTAATAGATGTGCCCATTAGTATGGTCTCAGTGGGCCCTGATCGAAAGAGCACTCTTTTTTTACAGCAATTCTTTAAAAAATAA